The following are from one region of the Moritella sp. 24 genome:
- the flgC gene encoding flagellar basal body rod protein FlgC yields the protein MSLFRVFDVAGSAMSAQSVRLNTTASNLANANSVSSSAGETYKARYPVFQAQLDQANAAQNEAVGVNVAGIVESDAPLVNEFNPNHPLADEDGYVYRPNVNVMEEMANMISASRSYQTNVQIADSAKKMLSKTLALGQGS from the coding sequence ATGAGCTTATTTCGAGTCTTTGACGTTGCCGGTTCGGCAATGAGTGCACAATCAGTTCGTTTAAATACAACTGCAAGTAATCTTGCTAATGCAAATAGTGTGAGTAGTAGTGCTGGTGAAACCTATAAAGCACGCTATCCCGTTTTCCAAGCACAATTAGATCAAGCCAATGCAGCTCAAAATGAAGCAGTTGGCGTGAATGTTGCAGGGATTGTAGAGAGTGATGCTCCATTGGTTAATGAATTTAATCCGAATCATCCATTAGCTGACGAAGATGGTTATGTATATCGTCCGAATGTAAACGTAATGGAAGAGATGGCAAATATGATTAGCGCATCTCGTTCATACCAGACTAACGTGCAAATAGCTGATTCAGCAAAGAAAATGTTGAGTAAGACATTGGCGTTAGGTCAGGGTTCATAG
- the flgB gene encoding flagellar basal body rod protein FlgB, producing MAINFDNALGIHQYSVGVRERRAEVLASNIANADTPGFKAKDLSFKDALASATQGTNFNLSKTSERHISGGRGIASDLQFRVPNQPDTGDGNTVDVQEERASFMQNSMEYQASLSFLSSKIQTMRKAIKGQ from the coding sequence ATGGCTATTAATTTTGATAATGCATTAGGTATACACCAATACTCTGTCGGCGTAAGAGAACGCCGTGCAGAAGTGTTAGCGAGTAATATTGCTAATGCGGATACACCTGGCTTTAAAGCAAAAGATTTAAGCTTTAAAGATGCGCTGGCAAGTGCGACGCAAGGTACTAATTTCAATTTATCAAAAACCAGTGAACGTCATATCTCAGGCGGCAGAGGCATTGCGTCTGACCTGCAATTTAGAGTCCCTAATCAACCTGATACCGGTGATGGTAATACCGTTGACGTACAAGAGGAACGTGCCAGTTTTATGCAAAACAGCATGGAATATCAGGCATCACTATCATTTCTAAGCAGTAAAATTCAAACTATGCGCAAGGCAATTAAAGGACAATAA
- a CDS encoding protein-glutamate O-methyltransferase CheR, which produces MQTLSNEVYTRFSEFLEIQCGIVLGQNKQYLVKSRLLPLLAKHKMANLTELVQKSMTMLARDLRNDVIDAMTTNETLWFRDIYPFEYLQTKLLPEFMNKGLPVKIWSAASSSGQEPFSIAMSAIETQEKLKRLVKPNVQIVGTDISPTMIKHCKEGVYDRLALGRGLSAERKRQFFTTLPDDKMKVNREVQQLTSFREINLLESYALLGKFDIIFCRNVLIYFSPKIKSQILNQFAASLKPGGYLFLGASESLTGLTDKFEMIRCNPGIVYKLK; this is translated from the coding sequence GTGCAAACATTGTCAAATGAAGTCTATACCCGTTTTAGTGAATTTCTTGAAATTCAGTGCGGTATTGTATTAGGACAAAATAAACAATATTTAGTTAAAAGCCGTTTATTGCCGCTATTGGCAAAACATAAGATGGCTAATTTAACTGAGCTAGTACAAAAATCAATGACCATGTTAGCGCGTGATTTACGTAATGATGTTATTGACGCGATGACCACGAATGAAACATTGTGGTTCCGTGATATTTACCCGTTTGAATATTTGCAAACAAAGCTCTTACCTGAATTTATGAATAAAGGGTTGCCAGTTAAAATATGGTCTGCGGCATCGTCATCTGGTCAAGAACCGTTTTCAATTGCGATGTCTGCGATTGAAACACAAGAAAAACTTAAACGTTTAGTTAAACCTAATGTACAAATTGTCGGTACGGACATATCACCAACAATGATTAAACATTGTAAAGAAGGTGTTTATGATCGCTTAGCGCTTGGACGAGGTCTATCCGCTGAACGTAAGCGTCAGTTTTTCACGACATTACCTGATGATAAAATGAAGGTGAATCGTGAAGTTCAGCAATTGACATCATTTCGTGAAATCAATTTGCTAGAAAGTTATGCCTTACTCGGTAAGTTCGATATTATTTTTTGTCGTAATGTACTAATTTACTTTTCGCCAAAAATTAAAAGTCAGATTCTTAATCAATTTGCAGCGTCATTAAAACCGGGTGGTTACTTATTTTTAGGTGCGTCAGAATCGTTGACAGGCCTAACTGATAAGTTTGAAATGATCCGTTGTAATCCGGGTATTGTATATAAACTAAAATAA
- a CDS encoding chemotaxis protein CheV, whose translation MAGLLDTVNQRTQLVGQNRLELLMFRLNGRQRFGINVFKVKEVLQCPPLTILPKLNSVVRGVAHIRGNTISVIDLSLATGGRPIQDLSKAFIIISEYNRSVQGFLVSSVERIININWESILPPPKGTGRFSYLTAVTEVDNELVEVLDVEKILHEVAPVKMEISEEVLETASEIDKSAIEKVILVVDDSSVARNQIKKAVSDLGFKIVLAKDGRDGLNKLREMAQNGPIADQVALMISDIEMPEMDGYTLTAEVRNDKSLDGLYIILHTSLSGVFNQAMVIKVGANDFIAKFNPDELAGAVLKALKVADPS comes from the coding sequence ATGGCAGGATTACTCGATACGGTCAATCAGCGCACACAGCTGGTAGGACAAAACCGTCTGGAATTACTTATGTTTCGCTTAAACGGGCGTCAGCGTTTTGGTATCAATGTATTTAAAGTGAAAGAAGTATTGCAATGTCCGCCATTAACTATTCTACCTAAGCTTAATAGTGTCGTCCGTGGTGTTGCACATATACGTGGAAATACAATTTCTGTGATCGATTTGAGTTTAGCGACGGGTGGTCGTCCAATTCAAGATTTGAGCAAAGCGTTTATTATTATTTCTGAATATAATCGTTCAGTGCAGGGCTTTTTAGTATCAAGTGTTGAACGTATTATTAATATTAACTGGGAATCAATTTTACCACCGCCAAAAGGAACGGGGCGATTCAGTTATTTAACAGCTGTTACTGAAGTGGATAATGAATTGGTTGAAGTACTTGATGTTGAAAAAATTCTGCATGAAGTAGCGCCAGTAAAAATGGAAATTAGTGAGGAAGTGCTAGAAACGGCTAGCGAGATTGATAAATCTGCGATTGAGAAAGTGATTCTTGTGGTTGATGACTCAAGCGTTGCGCGTAATCAAATTAAGAAAGCGGTGTCTGATCTTGGTTTTAAAATCGTGTTGGCAAAAGATGGCCGTGATGGTTTAAATAAATTACGTGAAATGGCGCAAAATGGTCCTATTGCGGATCAAGTTGCTCTCATGATTTCTGATATCGAAATGCCAGAGATGGATGGTTACACGTTAACAGCTGAAGTACGTAATGATAAATCACTAGATGGTTTGTATATTATTCTACATACATCACTGAGTGGCGTGTTCAATCAGGCGATGGTGATTAAAGTTGGTGCTAATGATTTCATTGCTAAATTTAATCCAGATGAACTTGCTGGTGCGGTATTAAAGGCATTAAAAGTAGCAGATCCGAGTTAG
- the flgA gene encoding flagellar basal body P-ring formation chaperone FlgA translates to MLKYILSFSLFYCLSLLSYLPLALAATDKHQAIEEFAESFIKAQLLSSQNERVSIEVTKIDRRIAVTQCEGNMSAELVGNKSLQRAATVRIRCSNAKNWQLHVPVKIIRLVPVVVSSRPLSKGSLLTKNNTKIEYMNRVFLRSGYISDLSFVNKARLKRQLSNEQMISTRDICLVCKSESVTITSSVGNLTVKTDGVALANGILGDKINVRNRKSNRIVSGTVQAAGVIQINY, encoded by the coding sequence ATGCTTAAATATATTTTATCATTCTCGCTTTTCTATTGCTTAAGTTTACTGAGCTATTTGCCACTAGCGCTCGCAGCCACAGATAAACATCAGGCGATTGAAGAGTTTGCGGAATCTTTTATCAAAGCGCAACTACTTAGCTCTCAGAATGAAAGGGTAAGCATTGAAGTAACAAAAATTGACCGCAGAATAGCAGTAACTCAGTGTGAAGGTAATATGTCCGCCGAGTTAGTTGGTAATAAAAGCTTACAACGTGCAGCAACCGTAAGAATACGATGCAGTAATGCTAAAAACTGGCAACTGCACGTGCCAGTGAAGATTATTCGTCTAGTTCCTGTCGTGGTGAGCAGCCGACCTTTATCAAAAGGTAGCCTATTAACGAAAAACAATACTAAAATAGAATATATGAACCGTGTTTTTTTACGCTCAGGCTATATTTCAGATTTAAGTTTTGTCAATAAAGCACGCTTAAAACGACAACTGTCCAATGAACAAATGATCTCAACACGGGATATTTGTCTTGTGTGTAAAAGCGAAAGCGTTACAATTACTAGTTCAGTGGGAAATCTAACCGTAAAAACTGATGGTGTAGCATTGGCTAACGGTATTCTGGGTGACAAAATTAATGTCCGTAACCGTAAATCGAATCGAATCGTTTCGGGTACTGTTCAAGCCGCAGGCGTCATCCAAATAAACTATTAA